In one Roseburia intestinalis L1-82 genomic region, the following are encoded:
- the sigK gene encoding RNA polymerase sporulation sigma factor SigK, translating to MKTFLSPLTPEQENECLKKLKKGSLEARNELTLHNMRLVAHVAKKYQNSEEDMEDLISIGTIGLMKAIATYKEDYGSRLATYAARCIDNELLMYFRAKKKVSREVSLYEPIGMDKEGNQIHLLDIVESEEPDVVEMMERTRQIEKLLGLVPKVLQERELYIVVHRYGLFGNKAMTQREIASAVGISRSYVSRIEKKALDKLKKSFCE from the coding sequence TTGAAAACATTCTTATCCCCACTTACGCCAGAGCAGGAAAACGAATGCCTGAAAAAATTAAAAAAAGGTAGCCTTGAAGCAAGAAACGAACTGACACTTCACAATATGCGGCTGGTTGCACATGTTGCGAAAAAATATCAGAACTCAGAAGAAGATATGGAGGATCTGATCTCGATCGGAACGATAGGACTGATGAAGGCGATCGCAACCTACAAGGAAGATTACGGGAGCAGGCTTGCAACTTATGCAGCCAGGTGTATCGACAATGAACTTCTGATGTATTTTCGCGCAAAAAAGAAAGTGTCGCGTGAAGTATCATTATATGAACCGATCGGTATGGATAAAGAGGGAAACCAGATCCATCTGCTTGATATTGTAGAGAGTGAGGAGCCGGATGTTGTGGAGATGATGGAACGTACAAGACAGATTGAAAAGCTGCTTGGACTGGTTCCAAAAGTGCTGCAGGAACGGGAACTGTATATTGTTGTACACCGGTACGGATTATTTGGAAATAAGGCGATGACGCAGAGGGAAATTGCTTCCGCGGTTGGAATTTCGCGTTCTTACGTTTCGCGTATTGAAAAAAAGGCGCTGGATAAATTAAAAAAAAGTTTTTGCGAATAA
- a CDS encoding YifB family Mg chelatase-like AAA ATPase — translation MYSIVSTAIIHGIQSVPISVEADVSDGLPVFEMVGFLASEVQEAKERVRTALKNCGFALPPKHITINFTPANIRKSGSGFDLPVAVAVLTAFGYIRQEMVREYFVAGEVGLNGKVQPVNGILPMVAEAKERGMKKCMVPWKNAGEAALVSDMQVFAVKNLADAVNILNGNGEYFDTPYNIEEMQTGRILDFADVSGQELVKRACETAVSGMHNLLFVGPPGAGKTMIAERIPGILPSLNTKERMELSKIYSVCGLLEHKRGLMQERPFRAPHHTITPQGLAGGGAVPKPGEISLAHKGILFLDELTEFQRETLEILRQPMEEKKICIARLNASYEYPADFMLVAAMNPCKCGYYPDMQRCTCTSAAIDRYLRKVSRPLLDRIDICVEVPQVRFRDLYNTGKSEKSEEIRARVVRTQEIQKMRYRGENFCFNSHIPSSRIFEYCKLDKKQEIYMEQMYDKLNLTARTYHKILRVARTLADMDESEQIKMSHLNEALCYRNIDKKFWEGMD, via the coding sequence TTGTATAGTATTGTATCAACGGCAATCATACACGGGATCCAGAGTGTACCGATTTCTGTGGAAGCAGATGTGAGTGATGGTCTGCCTGTGTTTGAAATGGTAGGATTTCTTGCTTCGGAAGTGCAGGAAGCCAAAGAGAGAGTGCGTACAGCATTGAAAAACTGTGGCTTTGCCCTGCCTCCAAAGCATATTACGATCAATTTTACGCCTGCGAATATCAGAAAATCCGGTTCCGGGTTTGACCTTCCGGTTGCGGTGGCAGTCCTTACCGCATTCGGGTATATCAGACAGGAAATGGTCAGGGAATATTTTGTAGCGGGAGAGGTTGGACTGAATGGAAAAGTACAACCGGTAAATGGAATTTTGCCAATGGTGGCGGAGGCAAAAGAAAGAGGAATGAAAAAATGTATGGTTCCATGGAAAAATGCAGGAGAGGCGGCATTGGTATCGGACATGCAGGTATTTGCCGTAAAAAATCTTGCGGATGCTGTGAATATCTTAAACGGAAATGGAGAATATTTTGATACTCCATATAATATAGAAGAAATGCAGACAGGGAGGATATTGGACTTTGCGGATGTGAGCGGTCAGGAGCTTGTAAAACGTGCCTGCGAAACGGCTGTTTCGGGAATGCATAACCTGCTTTTTGTCGGTCCTCCGGGAGCAGGAAAAACAATGATCGCAGAGCGGATCCCTGGAATTTTACCTTCGTTAAATACAAAAGAACGCATGGAACTTTCTAAGATATACAGTGTTTGCGGACTTTTAGAGCACAAAAGGGGACTGATGCAGGAAAGACCTTTTCGCGCGCCGCATCACACGATCACACCGCAGGGGCTTGCAGGAGGTGGTGCGGTGCCAAAACCGGGAGAAATTTCACTGGCGCATAAAGGAATCCTGTTTTTAGACGAACTGACAGAATTTCAGCGGGAAACTTTAGAGATATTAAGACAGCCGATGGAGGAGAAAAAAATCTGTATAGCAAGGCTGAATGCAAGTTATGAATATCCGGCTGATTTTATGCTTGTGGCAGCAATGAATCCCTGCAAATGCGGGTATTATCCGGACATGCAAAGATGTACCTGTACATCGGCTGCGATTGACCGGTATCTGCGGAAGGTCAGCAGACCGCTTTTGGATCGGATCGACATTTGTGTGGAAGTTCCACAGGTCAGATTTCGGGATCTTTACAATACCGGAAAAAGTGAAAAATCCGAAGAAATCCGAGCACGTGTTGTGCGCACGCAGGAAATACAAAAAATGCGGTATCGGGGAGAAAATTTTTGCTTTAACAGTCATATCCCGTCTTCGCGGATTTTTGAATATTGTAAACTTGACAAAAAACAGGAAATTTACATGGAACAAATGTATGACAAATTGAATCTGACTGCCCGCACGTACCATAAGATACTGCGTGTGGCGCGTACACTGGCGGATATGGATGAAAGCGAACAGATAAAAATGAGCCATTTAAACGAGGCGCTTTGCTACAGAAATATTGATAAAAAATTCTGGGAGGGGATGGATTGA
- the flgB gene encoding flagellar basal body rod protein FlgB has translation MFTTNVFDYTNILDKAADASWMRENVITNNIANIDTPGYKRQDVDFESVLQKALGKTKYSSLDKKVRELNQDLGKLTTTSYTDAANYSYRLDRNNVDENTENAELASESLRYQLLTTAITNNFSRMQTVLK, from the coding sequence ATGTTTACAACAAATGTATTTGACTATACAAATATACTTGATAAAGCGGCTGATGCAAGCTGGATGCGTGAGAATGTGATAACCAATAATATTGCAAATATAGACACACCTGGATACAAGAGACAGGATGTTGACTTTGAGTCCGTATTGCAGAAAGCACTTGGCAAGACAAAATACAGCAGCCTTGATAAAAAGGTGAGGGAGCTGAATCAGGATCTGGGGAAACTTACAACGACATCTTATACAGATGCGGCAAATTATTCTTATCGACTTGACCGCAATAATGTGGATGAAAACACAGAAAATGCGGAGCTGGCTTCTGAATCACTGAGATATCAGCTTTTGACAACGGCGATAACAAATAATTTTTCGAGAATGCAGACGGTTCTAAAGTAA
- the topA gene encoding type I DNA topoisomerase: protein MAKYLVIVESPAKVKTIKKFLGKNYEVVASNGHVRDLPKSQMGIDIENDFEPKYITIRGKGDILAKLRKEAKKADKVYLATDPDREGEAISWHLSQALKLDDKNAQRITFNEITQNAVKASLKEPRKIDMNLVDAQQTRRILDRLVGYEISPLLWAKVKRGLSAGRVQSVALRIICDREDEINAFIPEEYWTLDAELSVKGERKTLLAKFYGDENGKLTISSKEQADRIMAEMQKEEFHVLEVKKGERVKKAPLPFTTSTLQQEASKALNFPISKTMRIAQQLYEGVDVKGQGTVGLITYLRTDSVRISEEADAQAREYIAGNYGENYIAGEKTTKKNGAKIQDAHEAIRPSDINRTPVMVKESLSRDQFRLYQLIWKRFTASRMAQAVYETTNVKIGAGEYRFTVSASKIAFDGFMSVYTSDDDEKAENNVLVGSIDENTVLNLKEFDEKQHFTQPPAHYTEASLVKTLEELGIGRPSTYSPTITTLLGRRYIVKEAKNLYVTELGEVVNQIMKESFPSIVDEHFTANMESLLDGVEEGNVNWKTVVRNFYPDLDEAVKAAQKDLEKVKIEDEVTDVICDVCGRNMVVKYGPHGKFLACPGFPECRNTKPYLEKIGVTCPKCGKEVVLRKTKKGRKYFGCEDNPECDFMSWSRPVAEKCPKCGGYMVIKGNKIVCADEQCGYVTDRKKVEKDSE, encoded by the coding sequence ATGGCAAAGTATCTTGTTATTGTGGAGTCGCCCGCAAAGGTAAAGACAATAAAAAAATTTCTGGGAAAAAATTATGAGGTAGTAGCATCAAACGGACATGTGAGAGATCTGCCGAAAAGCCAGATGGGAATTGATATAGAGAATGATTTTGAACCAAAATATATTACGATTCGCGGAAAGGGAGATATTTTAGCAAAGCTGCGCAAGGAAGCAAAAAAAGCAGATAAAGTTTATCTCGCAACTGACCCCGACCGCGAGGGAGAGGCGATTTCATGGCATCTGAGCCAGGCACTGAAATTAGACGATAAAAATGCACAGAGAATCACTTTTAATGAGATTACACAGAATGCAGTGAAAGCATCCTTAAAAGAACCCCGTAAGATTGATATGAATCTTGTGGATGCACAGCAGACCAGAAGAATCCTGGATCGTCTGGTAGGATATGAGATCAGTCCGTTATTGTGGGCAAAAGTAAAAAGAGGACTTAGCGCCGGGCGTGTCCAGTCTGTTGCACTTCGCATTATCTGTGACCGTGAGGATGAAATTAACGCATTTATCCCGGAAGAATACTGGACACTGGATGCAGAATTATCTGTAAAAGGAGAGAGAAAGACACTGCTCGCAAAATTTTATGGAGATGAGAACGGAAAACTTACGATTTCCAGTAAAGAGCAGGCAGACCGCATCATGGCAGAGATGCAGAAAGAGGAGTTTCATGTTTTAGAAGTAAAAAAAGGAGAACGTGTGAAAAAGGCCCCATTGCCATTTACAACCAGTACGCTGCAGCAGGAAGCATCTAAGGCACTTAATTTCCCGATTTCAAAGACTATGCGGATTGCACAGCAGTTATACGAAGGTGTTGATGTCAAAGGACAGGGAACAGTTGGTCTTATCACTTACTTAAGGACGGATTCTGTTCGTATTTCGGAAGAGGCAGATGCACAGGCGCGGGAATATATTGCCGGAAATTATGGTGAAAACTATATCGCAGGCGAAAAAACGACGAAAAAGAACGGTGCCAAAATACAGGATGCACATGAGGCAATCCGCCCATCTGATATTAACCGTACTCCGGTCATGGTAAAAGAGTCATTGTCGCGTGATCAGTTCCGCCTTTACCAGTTGATCTGGAAACGTTTTACGGCAAGCAGAATGGCGCAGGCGGTTTACGAGACAACGAACGTAAAGATCGGAGCAGGAGAATACCGGTTTACAGTGTCTGCATCGAAAATAGCATTTGACGGATTTATGTCGGTGTATACAAGTGATGACGACGAAAAAGCAGAGAATAATGTTCTGGTAGGTTCTATTGATGAGAATACAGTGCTTAATTTAAAAGAGTTTGATGAAAAACAGCATTTTACACAGCCGCCGGCACATTATACAGAGGCATCTCTGGTAAAAACATTGGAGGAACTGGGAATTGGACGTCCTAGTACCTATTCTCCTACCATCACAACATTGCTCGGCAGACGTTATATTGTCAAGGAAGCGAAAAATTTATATGTGACAGAACTTGGAGAAGTGGTAAATCAGATTATGAAGGAATCATTTCCAAGTATTGTAGATGAACATTTTACTGCAAATATGGAATCGCTGCTGGATGGAGTTGAGGAAGGCAATGTAAACTGGAAAACAGTGGTGCGTAATTTCTATCCGGATCTTGATGAGGCGGTAAAAGCGGCACAGAAAGATCTGGAAAAAGTAAAAATAGAAGATGAAGTGACAGATGTTATCTGTGATGTCTGTGGCAGGAACATGGTAGTAAAATATGGGCCGCATGGTAAATTCCTTGCGTGCCCGGGATTTCCGGAATGCCGGAATACAAAACCTTATCTTGAAAAAATCGGGGTTACATGTCCGAAATGCGGCAAGGAGGTTGTACTCCGCAAAACGAAAAAAGGCAGAAAATATTTCGGGTGTGAGGATAATCCAGAATGCGATTTTATGAGCTGGTCAAGGCCTGTTGCGGAGAAATGTCCAAAATGTGGCGGTTATATGGTGATTAAAGGAAACAAAATTGTATGTGCAGATGAACAATGCGGTTATGTGACAGATCGTAAAAAAGTTGAAAAAGATTCCGAATAA
- the flgC gene encoding flagellar basal body rod protein FlgC, with amino-acid sequence MGLFQAFDISASGMTAERFRMDTIAQNIANINTTRTEDGTPYRRKIVTFAEKTETPFSQYYETARARAVGNGVKVTSVKEDDETEMRMVYDPSHPDADENGYVTYPNVNTVTEMTNLIDATRAYEANTTAFDATKSMVQAALNISK; translated from the coding sequence ATGGGATTATTTCAGGCATTTGATATCAGCGCAAGTGGAATGACAGCAGAACGCTTTCGTATGGACACGATCGCACAGAATATTGCAAATATAAATACAACGAGGACGGAAGACGGTACACCATATCGGAGAAAGATCGTTACATTTGCAGAAAAGACAGAAACACCTTTTTCACAGTATTATGAGACTGCAAGAGCGAGAGCGGTTGGAAATGGCGTGAAGGTGACATCTGTAAAAGAGGATGATGAGACAGAGATGCGTATGGTTTATGATCCGTCTCATCCGGATGCAGACGAAAATGGATATGTTACATACCCGAATGTGAATACGGTAACTGAAATGACAAACCTGATTGATGCAACAAGAGCATATGAAGCAAATACAACAGCATTTGACGCGACGAAAAGTATGGTGCAGGCTGCACTGAATATCAGTAAGTAA
- a CDS encoding RluA family pseudouridine synthase yields the protein MIRQFTYRIEPEYDSLTIREYLSLKGYPNAVFVQLKKTPESVLLNGVWAYMRTKLSAGDELFIRLEESTSSAHILPVSMPLSICYEDEDILAVNKPAQMPVHPSLNHYDHTLANAVCGYYNDQEIPYTFRCVNRLDRDTTGLTLIAKHMLSSAILSTAAARREISREYIAIASGKTPESGTIDAPIGRVAGSTIKRQIDFENGERAITHYRRLAYHDGLSLLSLHLETGRTHQIRVHLKSIGHPLIGDFLYNPTDTTIKRQALHSYRLTFSHPITGESFVLTAPLPDDMHCLFPDFS from the coding sequence ATGATTCGACAATTCACATACCGGATAGAACCGGAATACGACTCCTTAACCATTCGGGAATACCTTTCATTAAAAGGCTATCCCAATGCAGTATTTGTACAACTGAAAAAAACACCCGAAAGTGTTCTGCTTAATGGCGTATGGGCTTATATGCGCACAAAGTTATCCGCCGGAGATGAACTTTTTATCCGCTTGGAAGAAAGCACTTCCTCCGCGCACATTTTACCGGTCTCCATGCCGCTTTCGATCTGTTATGAGGACGAGGATATCCTCGCCGTAAACAAGCCGGCTCAAATGCCCGTTCACCCTTCTCTGAATCATTACGATCATACGCTTGCAAATGCCGTATGCGGCTATTACAATGACCAGGAGATTCCATATACTTTCCGCTGCGTCAACCGCCTTGACCGTGACACGACCGGACTCACTCTGATCGCAAAGCACATGTTAAGTTCCGCTATTTTAAGTACCGCGGCAGCCAGACGTGAAATATCGAGAGAATACATTGCCATTGCCTCCGGAAAAACACCCGAATCCGGAACGATTGATGCTCCGATCGGACGTGTTGCCGGATCGACAATCAAACGGCAGATTGACTTTGAAAACGGAGAACGCGCCATCACGCATTACAGACGTCTTGCTTATCATGACGGATTGTCCCTGTTATCGCTGCATTTAGAGACCGGACGTACCCATCAGATCCGTGTTCACTTAAAATCAATTGGGCATCCGCTGATCGGGGATTTTCTTTACAATCCGACGGACACAACAATAAAGCGGCAGGCACTTCACTCCTACCGCTTAACGTTTTCGCATCCCATCACAGGAGAATCTTTTGTTCTCACTG
- the codY gene encoding GTP-sensing pleiotropic transcriptional regulator CodY has translation MSVQLLDKTRKINKLLHNNNSSKVVFNDICDVLKEILESNILVISKKGKVLGTGVLQGVEEINELIVDEVGGFIDPLLNERLLGILSTKENVNLETLGFVDDVKKYTAIITPIDIAGERLGTLFVYRENRQYDIDDIILSEYGTTVVGLEMMRSVNEENAEETRKVQIVKSAISTLSFSELEAITHIFDEMDGKEGILVASKIADRVGITRSVIVNALRKFESAGVIESRSSGMKGTYIKVLNDVVFDELDKIKKENHKNS, from the coding sequence ATGAGTGTTCAGTTGTTAGATAAAACAAGAAAAATCAATAAATTGCTTCACAATAATAATTCTTCCAAAGTGGTATTTAATGATATATGTGATGTATTAAAAGAAATACTGGAATCAAATATCCTGGTCATCAGTAAAAAAGGAAAAGTACTTGGAACAGGAGTACTTCAGGGTGTGGAAGAGATCAATGAATTGATTGTGGACGAGGTAGGAGGTTTTATCGACCCGCTTTTAAATGAACGTTTGCTTGGAATCCTGTCCACAAAAGAAAATGTGAATCTTGAAACACTTGGATTTGTGGATGATGTAAAAAAATATACAGCAATCATCACACCGATTGATATTGCGGGAGAACGACTGGGAACATTATTTGTATATCGCGAGAACCGTCAATATGATATAGATGACATTATACTGAGTGAATATGGAACAACGGTGGTCGGACTTGAAATGATGCGTTCTGTAAATGAAGAAAATGCAGAAGAGACAAGAAAAGTACAGATTGTAAAATCTGCGATCAGTACATTGTCTTTTTCAGAATTAGAGGCAATCACACATATTTTTGATGAGATGGATGGCAAGGAAGGGATCCTTGTTGCGAGCAAGATTGCAGACCGTGTTGGGATTACAAGATCTGTAATCGTAAATGCACTACGGAAATTTGAAAGTGCAGGTGTGATCGAATCAAGATCTTCGGGAATGAAAGGAACATACATCAAAGTATTAAATGATGTTGTGTTTGATGAACTGGACAAAATAAAGAAAGAGAATCATAAGAATAGTTAA
- the dprA gene encoding DNA-processing protein DprA → MINYAYWLSNIPGIGIRTRNRLIGAAGSAREVYGLTEKQLLLIPGVEEKHAAGIMESKKRDYDTEYESMAEREIFFLSREEQLFPQRLAAIPDAPYSLYVKGTIPQEWNNKTVAIVGARRCSAYGRSVAEKIAGRLAASDAWVVSGMASGVDGSGHTGALRKNGYTCAVLGCGVDICYPKSNSRIYQEILEKNGAIISEYPPGTNPSAPLFPARNRIIAGLADVVVIVEAKIKSGSLITADYALEQGKDIYAVPGRMYDALSEGCNNLIRQGAGIISDVDEFLKELELQGEINTGEDNLKNLLLEKDERLVYSCLSLRPKNVGELLQKTGMSVPEMMDILARLLQKGFITETVKNYYIRKI, encoded by the coding sequence TTGATCAATTATGCATACTGGCTTTCTAATATACCGGGAATTGGAATACGCACCAGAAACAGACTGATCGGTGCAGCGGGAAGTGCGCGGGAAGTTTATGGACTGACAGAAAAACAGCTTCTTCTGATACCAGGGGTGGAAGAAAAGCATGCTGCAGGGATTATGGAGAGTAAAAAAAGAGATTATGATACAGAGTACGAAAGCATGGCGGAAAGAGAAATTTTCTTCTTGTCCAGAGAAGAACAGCTATTTCCGCAACGTCTCGCCGCGATTCCGGATGCACCGTACAGTCTGTATGTAAAAGGGACTATTCCACAGGAGTGGAATAATAAGACAGTGGCGATCGTGGGGGCACGCCGCTGTTCCGCTTATGGCAGATCAGTGGCAGAGAAGATCGCAGGAAGGCTTGCTGCATCTGACGCGTGGGTTGTAAGCGGCATGGCATCAGGGGTTGATGGCAGTGGACATACAGGTGCACTGCGTAAAAACGGATATACATGCGCAGTGTTAGGCTGCGGGGTAGATATCTGTTATCCGAAGTCAAACAGCAGAATATATCAGGAGATACTTGAAAAAAACGGTGCGATCATTTCAGAATATCCACCGGGTACAAATCCGTCTGCGCCACTTTTCCCGGCAAGAAACAGGATCATTGCAGGTCTTGCTGATGTGGTAGTGATCGTTGAGGCAAAAATAAAAAGCGGATCGCTTATTACAGCGGATTATGCGTTAGAACAGGGAAAGGATATTTATGCGGTGCCGGGGCGTATGTATGATGCTTTGAGTGAGGGGTGTAACAATCTGATAAGACAGGGTGCCGGGATCATTTCTGACGTAGATGAATTTTTAAAAGAACTCGAATTACAGGGGGAGATAAATACCGGAGAAGATAATTTGAAAAATTTATTACTTGAAAAAGATGAGCGACTGGTGTATAGTTGTCTAAGTTTACGACCGAAAAACGTCGGGGAGCTTTTACAGAAGACTGGTATGTCAGTGCCGGAAATGATGGACATTCTTGCCAGACTTCTGCAAAAAGGTTTTATTACCGAGACGGTTAAAAATTATTATATCAGAAAAATCTAA